In Rissa tridactyla isolate bRisTri1 chromosome 2, bRisTri1.patW.cur.20221130, whole genome shotgun sequence, a single window of DNA contains:
- the FAM8A1 gene encoding protein FAM8A1 → MRGVGRRWVSAGMEEMAEPGGGRTGAGAAAMAEGDSVAGEEAAATAAPAPPRSPAVAVGGEGGGAKPLSAAEYARRVHQWLWDSYCGYLSWQGCLPALLAAAAAAGTPRVAAPPPPPPPSPPPGAAAAAAYYSPFYLFPPAPAHTAAAAGPGPRTAAATAAAAPAWPGAAGRLTPASRAASSSAAGTSGSGAPRETGRPAGREFIIPSLAHRFIAEMVDFFILFFIKATIVLSIMHLSGIKDISKFAMHYIIEEIDEDTSMEDLQKMMIVALIYRLLVCFYEIICIWGAGGATPGKFLLGLRVVTCDTSVLIAPSRVLVIPSSNVSMTTSTIRALIKNFSIASFFPAFITLLFFQHNRTAYDIVAGTIVVRRNGVR, encoded by the exons ATGCGCGGTGTGGGACGGCGCTGGGTGTCAGCGGGGATGGAGGAGATGGCGGAGCCGGGCGGCGGCCGGACCGGCGCTGGGGCGGCAGCGATGGCGGAGGGCGACAGCGTCGCCGGAGAGGAGGCGGCCGCCACCGCCGCGCCTGCACCGCCGCGCTCCCCTGCGGTGGCCGTTGGGGGCGAGGGCGGCGGGGCGAAGCCGCTGAGCGCGGCGGAGTACGCGCGGCGGGTGCACCAGTGGCTGTGGGACTCGTACTGCGGGTACctcagctggcagggctgcctgcccgccctcctcgccgccgccgccgccgccggcacccCTCGCgtcgccgcgccgccgccgccccctcctccctccccgccgccgggggcggccgccgctgccgcctaCTACAGCCCCTTCTATCTTTTCCCTCCGGCGCCAGCCCACACGGCCGCCGCCGCTGGGCCGGGGCCCCGCACCGCggctgccaccgccgccgccgccccggcttGGCCGGGAGCGGCGGGCAGGTTGACCCCCGCGTCCAGGGCGGCCTCCAGCAGCGCCGCCGGCACCAGCGGCAGCGGCGCCCCCAGGGAGACGGGGCGGCCGGCGG GTCGGGAGTTCATTATCCCTTCGCTGGCACACAGGTTCATAGCCGAGATGGTGGacttttttattctgttctttataAAGGCAACCATTGTTTTAAGTATTATGCACCTCAGTGGAATAAA GGATATCTCCAAATTTGCCATGCATTACATAATAGAAGAAATAGATGAAGATACGTCCATGGAAGATTTGCAGAAAATGATGATAGTAGCTCTCATCTACAGGTTGTTGGTCTGCTTCTATGAG ataaTCTGTATTTGGGGAGCAGGTGGAGCAACCCCAGGGAAATTCTTGCTTGGACTGCGCGTTGTGACATGCGATACATCTGTACTTATTGCGCCCAGCCGTGTGTTAGTCATTCCATCTTCTAATGTCAGTATGACAAC gTCCACAATACGAGCTTTGATCAAGAATTTTTctattgcttcattttttcctgcatttattACACTGCTGTTTTTCCAGCATAACAGAACAGCCTATGATATTGTAGCAGGGACTATTGTGGTAAGAAGAAACGGAGTCAGATGA